Proteins from a single region of Stutzerimonas stutzeri:
- a CDS encoding alpha/beta fold hydrolase — translation MLEIKREKKLHALGEMRLESGERLRNARICYQVIGTPNRARDNLVLIPSYYGGTHWGSLPLLGAEGPLAGGDYCVVLSNLFGAGWSTSPSNAAPGQEGAGFPQVSLLDNVHAQKALLDRLFGDDWQLALVSGWSMGGMQTLFWAMAYPERMRAILPFCCTARCWPHNRVFLEGVKAALCADAAWLGGRYSVPPERGLRAFGRAYAGWAYSQAFYRHELWRELGFESLEALLDYWEQDHLEQDANDLLCVLHTWQSADPARSFAAGSLAEALGRIRARSILMPGSSDLYFTVEDARHEAALIPGAELRALESDWGHCAGGPGRSAPAMRQVFAAMAELLGR, via the coding sequence ATGCTTGAAATAAAAAGGGAAAAGAAACTTCACGCGCTGGGCGAAATGCGCCTGGAAAGTGGCGAGCGATTGCGTAATGCACGCATCTGCTATCAGGTAATCGGTACGCCGAACCGCGCGCGGGACAACCTGGTGCTGATTCCGAGCTACTACGGCGGCACACATTGGGGCAGCCTGCCCCTGCTTGGTGCGGAGGGGCCACTGGCAGGCGGCGATTACTGCGTGGTGCTGAGCAACCTGTTCGGCGCCGGCTGGTCGACGTCGCCGAGCAATGCGGCGCCAGGACAGGAAGGTGCGGGCTTTCCACAGGTGAGCCTGCTAGACAATGTGCACGCACAGAAGGCGTTGCTCGACCGACTGTTCGGTGACGACTGGCAGCTCGCCTTGGTCAGCGGCTGGTCCATGGGCGGCATGCAGACGCTGTTCTGGGCGATGGCCTATCCCGAGCGGATGCGCGCCATCCTGCCGTTCTGCTGCACGGCACGCTGCTGGCCGCACAACCGGGTGTTTCTCGAAGGGGTGAAGGCGGCGCTCTGCGCCGACGCCGCCTGGCTGGGAGGGCGCTACAGCGTGCCGCCGGAACGTGGTCTGCGGGCTTTCGGCCGTGCCTATGCCGGCTGGGCCTATTCGCAGGCGTTCTATCGTCACGAGCTGTGGCGCGAGCTGGGTTTCGAGAGCCTGGAGGCGCTGCTCGACTACTGGGAACAGGATCATCTGGAGCAGGACGCCAACGATCTGCTCTGCGTGCTGCATACCTGGCAGTCGGCCGACCCGGCCCGCAGTTTCGCTGCCGGCTCGCTGGCCGAAGCGCTGGGTCGCATCCGTGCGCGGTCCATCCTTATGCCCGGCAGCAGCGATCTGTATTTCACCGTCGAGGATGCCCGCCACGAGGCCGCGCTGATTCCGGGTGCCGAGCTACGGGCGCTCGAATCGGACTGGGGCCATTGCGCCGGTGGGCCGGGCCGCAGCGCGCCGGCCATGCGTCAGGTGTTCGCGGCAATGGCCGAACTGCTTGGCCGCTAG